In Bos indicus isolate NIAB-ARS_2022 breed Sahiwal x Tharparkar chromosome 19, NIAB-ARS_B.indTharparkar_mat_pri_1.0, whole genome shotgun sequence, the following proteins share a genomic window:
- the LLGL2 gene encoding LLGL scribble cell polarity complex component 2 isoform X1: protein MRRFLRPGHDPARERLKRDLFQFNKTVEHGFPHQPSALGYSPSLRILAIGTRSGAVKLYGAPGVEFMGLHRENNTVVQIHFLPGQCQLVTLLDDNSLHLWSLKVKGGVSELQEDETFTLRGPPGAAPSATQITVVLPHSSHQLLYLGTESGNVFAVRLPAFRTLEDRAISSDAVLQWLPEEARQRRAFEMVEALQEHPRDPNQILIGYSRGLVVIWDLQGSRVLSHFLSSQQLENVFWQRDSRLIISCHSDGSYCQWRLTSNSPKPEPLRSCVPYGPFPCKAITKIFWLTTKQGLPFTIFQGGMPRASYGDRHCISVVHNGQQTAFDFTSRVIDFTVLIEVDPAAAFDDPYALVVLAEEELVVIDLQTAGWPPVQPPYLASLHCSAITCSHHVSNIPLKLWERIIAAGSRQSTHFSTMEWPIDGGTSLAPAPPQRDLLLTGHEDGTVRFWDASGVCLRLLYKLSTVRVFLTDTEPNESLSAQGEEEWPPLRKVGSFDPYSDDPRLGIQKIFLCKYSGYLAVAGTAGQVLVLELNDEEAEHTVEQVEADLLRDQEGYRWKGHERLCARPGPVHFEPGFQPFVLVQCQPPAVVTSLVLHSEWRLVAFGTSHGFGLFDHQQRRQVFVKCTLHPSDQLALEGPLSRVKSLKKSLRQSFRRIRRSRASSRKRRPAGPPGEVQEGSSRAERTGLQNMELAPVQRKIEARSAEDSFTGFVRTLYFADTYLRDSSRHCPSLWAGTNGGTVYAFALRVPPAERRMDEPVRAEQAKEIQLMHRAPVVGILVLDGHSVPLPEPLEVAHDLSKSPDMQGSHQLLVVSEEQFKVFTLPKVSARLKLKLTALEGSRVRRVSAARFGSCRAEDYGEHHLAVLTNLGDVQVVSLPLLKPQVRYSCIRREDVSGIASCVFTKYGQGFYLISPSEFERFSLSTKWLVEPRCLVDSAESKKRSRPRNGSGPKKSLGRARNSGSQSDGEERRSGPVMEHALLNDERVLKEIQSTLEGDRGSCGDWRSQRVAVGYSLSNGGAE, encoded by the exons CTATGGTGCCCCAGGTGTGGAGTTCATGGGCCTACACCGCGAGAACAACACTGTGGTGCAGATCCACTTCCTGCCTGGCCAG TGCCAGCTGGTCACCCTGCTGGATGACAACAGCCTGCACCTGTGGAGCCTGAAGGTCAAAGGCGGGGTGTCGGAGCTGCAGGAAGATGAGACGTTCACGCTGCGCGGCCCCCCAGG GGCTGCCCCCAGTGCCACGCAGATCACTGTGGTCCTGCCACACTCCTCCCACCAGCTGCTCTACCTGGGCACCGAGAGCGGCAACGTCTTTGCGGTGCGGCTGCCAGCCTTCCGCACGCTGGAGGACCGGGCCATCAGCTCGGACGCCGTGCTGCAGTG GTTGCCAGAGGAGGCCCGCCAGCGGCGGGCGTTTGAGATGGTGGAGGCTCTGCAGGAGCATCCCCGGGACCCCAACCAGATCCTTATCGGCTACAGCCGGGGCCTCGTCGTCATCTGGGACCTGCAGGGCAGCCGAGTGCTCTCTCATTTCCTCAGCAGCCAG CAACTGGAAAACGTCTTCTGGCAGCGGGACAGCCGTCTGATCATCAGCTGCCATTCTGACGGCAGCTACTGCCAATGGCGCTTGACCAGCAACAGCCCGAAGCCGGAGCCCCTGCGAAGCTGTGTGCCTTATG GTCCTTTTCCTTGCAAAGCTATTACCAAAATCTTCTGGCTGACCACCAAGCAGGG GttgcccttcaccatcttccagggCGGCATGCCGCGGGCCAGCTACGGGGACCGCCACTGCATCTCGGTGGTCCACAACGGCCAGCAGACAGCCTTCGACTTCACCTCCCGCGTCATTGACTTCACTGTCCTCATCGAGGTGGACCCTGCGGCTG CCTTCGATGACCCCTATGCCCTGGTGGTGCTGGCCGAGGAGGAGCTGGTGGTGATTGACCTGCAGACGGCTGGTTGGCCTCCAGTCCAGCCTCCCTACCTGGCCTCCCTGCACTGCTCTGCCATCACCTGCTCCCACCACGTCTCCAACATCCCACTGAAGCTGTGGGAACGCATCATAGCAGCTGGCAGTCGGCAGAGCACACACTTCTCCACCATG GAGTGGCCCATTGACGGCGGCACCAGCCTGGCCCCGGCCCCGCCGCAGAGGGACCTGCTGCTAACAGG GCATGAGGATGGCACGGTGCGGTTCTGGGACGCCTCGGGCGTCTGCCTGCGGCTGCTCTACAAACTCAGCACCGTGCGGGTGTTCCTCACCGACACAGAACCCAACGAAAGCCTCAGTGCCCAGGGCGAGGAAGAGTGGCCACCCCTCCGCAAG GTGGGCTCCTTTGACCCCTATAGTGACGATCCTCGGCTGGGCATCCAGAAGATTTTCCTCTGCAAATACAGCGGCTACCTGGCTGTGGCCGGCACAGCAGGGCAG GTGCTCGTGCTGGAGCTGAATGACGAGGAGGCGGAGCACACAGTGGAGCAGGTGGAGGCCGACCTGCTGCGGGACCAGGAGGGCTACCGCTGGAAGGGCCACGAGCGCCTGTGTGCCCGCCCGGGGCCCGTGCACTTCGAGCCCGGCTTCCAGCCCTTCGTGCTGGTGCAGTGCCAGCCCCCGGCCGTGGTCACCTCCTTGGTCCTGCACTCCGAGTGGCGGCTCGTGGCCTTCGGCACCAGCCATGGCTTCGGCCTCTTTGACCACCAGCAGCGGCGGCAGGTCTTTGTCAA GTGCACGCTGCACCCCAGCGACCAGCTCGCCCTGGAGGGCCCACTGTCCCGCGTGAAGTCCCTGAAGAAGTCCCTGCGTCAGTCCTTCCGCCGGATCCGCCGAAGCAGGGCGTCCAGCAGGAAGCGGCGGCCCGCCGGCCCTCCGGGAGAG GTGCAGGAGGGGAGCAGCAGGGCAGAGCGGACCGGCCTGCAGAACATGGAGCTGGCGCCTGTGCAGCGCAAGATCGAGGCGCGGTCGGCAGAGGACTCCTTCACAGGCTTCGTCCGGACCCTCTACTTCGCCGACACCTACCTGAGGGACA GTTCCCGCCACTGCCCCTCGCTGTGGGCTGGCACCAATGGCGGTACTGTCTACGCCTTTGCCCTGCGCGTGCCCCCTGCCGAGCGGAGAATGGATGAGCCAGTGCGGGCAGAGCAGG CCAAGGAGATCCAGCTAATGCACCGAGCGCCCGTGGTGGGCATCCTGGTGCTGGACGGACACAGTGTGCCCCTTCCCGAGCCCCTGGAAGTGGCCCACGATCTGTCAAAGAGCCCGGACATGCAGGGAAGCCACCAGCTGCTCGTCGTGTCGGAGGAGCAGTTCAAG GTGTTCACGCTGCCCAAGGTCAGTGCccggctgaagctgaagctgactgCCCTGGAGGGCTCGCGGGTGCGGCGGGTCAGCGCAGCCCGCTTCGGCAGCTGTCGGGCTGAGGACTATGGGGAGCATCACCTGGCCGTCCTCACCAACCTGGGCGACGTCCAGGTGGTCTCGCTGCCCCTGCTCAAGCCCCAGGTGCGGTACAGCTGCATCCGCCGGGAGGACGTCAGCGGCATCGCCTCATGCGTCTTCACCAAATACGGCCAAG gtttCTACCTGATCTCACCCTCCGAGTTTGAGCGCTTCTCTCTTTCCACCAAGTGGCTAGTTGAGCCCCGATGTCTGGTGGATTCAGCAGAATCAAAGAAGCGCAGCCGCCCACGCAACGGATCAGGCCCCAAGAAGTCCTTGGGCCGAGCCAG GAACTCAGGGAGCCAGAGTGATGGAGAGG AGCGGAGGTCGGGCCCTGTGATGGAGCACGCTCTGCTCAATGACGAGA gggttctgaaggagatccagaGCACGCTGGAGGGAGACCGAGG GAGCTGTGGCGATTGGCGTTCTCAGCGAGTGGCTGTGGGATACAGCCTCAGCAACGGGGGAG CGGAGTGA